One segment of Anatilimnocola aggregata DNA contains the following:
- the pilM gene encoding pilus assembly protein PilM, which yields MISWLGKHRCGPVGVDLGARSIKLVQLSADRLHLIDACRWELPPIQPNTSFEQHIARWSEGLAKALEGRAFRGREVVVCLGDRQLFLQNVRVPREMGAHMHRLVAQEAAGRLPFGIDEAELRFVEAADVRQGDATLREVIVFACQRTVLQQTLQMVETAKLNPVAVDVEPAALARCYAAQFRREDDKNERALIVHVGYSRTAAVIAQGDEMLFVKYIEIGGSHFDAAIARHLKMDASEATLLRKHNGDRRSDMQDPEVARSVAEASRPVIERLGGELSMCIRYHSVTFRGQPLVRMVLGGGESTPQLLESLGRHLDVKCELSDPFRSFPTVPNLGRKGQWDVATGLALRELN from the coding sequence ATGATTAGCTGGCTTGGCAAGCATCGATGCGGACCCGTCGGCGTCGACCTCGGCGCACGGTCCATCAAGCTCGTGCAGCTGTCAGCTGACCGCCTGCACTTGATTGATGCTTGTCGATGGGAGTTGCCTCCGATTCAGCCGAACACTTCGTTCGAACAACATATTGCCCGCTGGTCGGAAGGCTTGGCCAAAGCGCTCGAAGGGCGGGCTTTTCGTGGGCGCGAAGTGGTCGTTTGTCTCGGCGATCGGCAGCTGTTTCTGCAGAACGTTCGCGTGCCGCGCGAGATGGGTGCGCACATGCACCGCCTTGTGGCACAGGAAGCTGCGGGACGACTACCCTTCGGCATCGACGAGGCCGAACTGCGTTTTGTCGAAGCGGCCGATGTTCGCCAGGGTGATGCAACCCTGCGAGAGGTGATTGTCTTCGCCTGTCAGCGAACAGTATTGCAGCAAACCCTCCAGATGGTCGAAACAGCCAAGCTGAATCCGGTTGCCGTTGACGTGGAACCCGCCGCGCTGGCCCGTTGCTATGCGGCTCAGTTTCGTCGCGAAGACGACAAGAACGAACGAGCGCTCATTGTACACGTGGGTTATTCACGCACTGCTGCCGTGATCGCCCAGGGCGATGAGATGCTGTTTGTCAAATACATCGAAATTGGGGGCTCGCATTTTGATGCTGCCATCGCGCGGCATCTGAAAATGGACGCGAGCGAAGCGACGCTGCTTCGCAAGCACAACGGAGATCGTCGCAGCGATATGCAGGATCCTGAAGTGGCCCGGAGTGTGGCCGAGGCCAGTCGGCCGGTGATCGAGCGTCTCGGTGGCGAACTCTCGATGTGTATTCGCTATCACAGCGTGACTTTTCGCGGCCAACCGTTGGTGCGAATGGTACTCGGCGGTGGTGAATCCACGCCCCAGCTACTTGAATCGCTGGGGCGCCACCTCGACGTGAAGTGCGAACTGAGCGATCCGTTTCGTTCATTTCCGACGGTTCCCAATCTGGGCCGCAAGGGCCAATGGGATGTTGCCACAGGTCTCGCTCTGCGCGAGTTGAACTAG
- a CDS encoding anti-sigma factor family protein, which produces MKSSIHDERISSYLDDALPEAERVAFQTQLAHDPTLQQHVSDLQQLRRDVATLPRFSVKEGFAQRVVAAALAAKAHEAKANETKVAPAQRPSTTRRLIVAALAVAASAAFVMASLPWLHRGDEPLANNGNPVVAQETNPLSAVVAALPSDDETLILRIRSPKDLAAGKLLREAFAQQGIEKRRPSDTTVRGPAVGNAYRNQLRNDTTIDRSQLTTAADALYVEMSAEELELALSEVAKPNEKVEFHPAGLLAVAASTTGGKGVQGAGESEAVKGGQATSQEFIQELSPSLFRLQKTPVQPSSTNKTAKEVAPGRKVRVLILIENAE; this is translated from the coding sequence ATGAAAAGTTCGATCCACGATGAACGCATCAGCAGCTATCTCGATGACGCTTTGCCAGAAGCCGAACGAGTGGCGTTTCAGACTCAGTTGGCGCACGATCCGACGCTGCAACAGCACGTCTCCGATCTGCAGCAGCTGCGACGAGACGTCGCGACGTTGCCGCGTTTCTCGGTGAAAGAAGGCTTTGCCCAGCGAGTGGTCGCAGCTGCCTTGGCAGCCAAAGCTCACGAAGCGAAAGCAAACGAAACCAAAGTCGCTCCGGCTCAGCGGCCCAGCACAACTCGCCGCCTGATTGTGGCAGCTCTGGCAGTGGCCGCTTCGGCCGCCTTTGTCATGGCTTCGCTCCCTTGGCTCCATCGCGGCGATGAACCGCTGGCCAACAACGGCAACCCCGTCGTTGCCCAAGAAACCAATCCACTTTCAGCCGTCGTCGCCGCTTTGCCCAGCGATGACGAAACCCTGATTTTGCGAATTCGCTCGCCCAAAGACCTGGCAGCGGGCAAGTTACTACGCGAAGCCTTCGCCCAACAAGGAATTGAGAAGCGGCGTCCTTCGGACACAACGGTTCGTGGCCCCGCGGTTGGCAATGCCTATCGCAATCAATTGCGGAACGACACGACCATCGATCGGAGCCAGCTGACCACAGCAGCCGATGCGCTGTACGTTGAAATGTCGGCCGAAGAATTGGAACTCGCCCTGAGCGAAGTTGCCAAGCCGAATGAAAAAGTAGAGTTTCACCCCGCAGGGCTGCTCGCCGTTGCCGCCAGCACCACCGGTGGCAAGGGAGTGCAAGGGGCAGGTGAATCTGAGGCGGTTAAGGGTGGCCAAGCCACTTCGCAGGAATTCATCCAAGAACTGAGCCCCAGCTTGTTCCGCCTGCAGAAGACACCGGTACAACCTAGCAGCACAAACAAGACCGCAAAGGAAGTTGCCCCCGGTCGTAAGGTGCGGGTGCTGATTCTGATTGAAAACGCGGAGTAG
- the lexA gene encoding transcriptional repressor LexA: MSMTDQLTKRQLAVFEFIREQVSTRGYGPTVREIGLHFEISSPNGVMCHLRALEKKGLLNRVRKQERAVARAIELAPELLEETRGLPLVGAVAAGPTTLAWEQSERVDFGQMFTRKNVFVLQVRGESMIEAQIADGDYVVVKKQKTAQPGQMVVAQTEDDEATLKYWHPEGNRIRLQPANSSMAPIYVADATVLGVVIGVVRDMN, translated from the coding sequence ATGTCGATGACCGATCAACTTACCAAACGCCAGTTGGCAGTGTTTGAGTTCATTCGCGAGCAGGTTAGCACGCGCGGATATGGACCCACCGTACGTGAAATCGGCTTGCATTTCGAAATTAGCTCGCCCAATGGTGTGATGTGTCATCTGCGAGCGCTGGAGAAAAAGGGGTTGCTTAACCGCGTTCGCAAGCAAGAGCGAGCCGTAGCTCGGGCAATCGAACTTGCGCCGGAACTGCTCGAAGAAACACGTGGCTTGCCACTCGTCGGTGCCGTTGCTGCCGGTCCAACGACACTCGCTTGGGAACAGTCCGAAAGAGTCGACTTCGGCCAAATGTTCACGCGCAAAAACGTGTTTGTTCTGCAAGTGCGGGGCGAATCGATGATCGAAGCTCAAATTGCCGATGGCGATTACGTGGTTGTTAAAAAACAAAAGACCGCCCAACCGGGGCAAATGGTCGTGGCCCAGACGGAAGATGACGAAGCCACCCTCAAGTATTGGCATCCCGAGGGGAATCGCATTCGTTTGCAGCCTGCCAATTCGAGCATGGCACCCATTTATGTCGCCGATGCAACGGTGTTGGGTGTGGTCATCGGCGTTGTCCGCGATATGAACTAG
- a CDS encoding pilus assembly FimT family protein, producing the protein MPLRHLSADQTTKPAISSRVTGRCLGSLTAGFSLLEVLVVVTILGILAGMAIPYLTATSIDQLQAVAEVIVSDIDYARNLAISNGSEYRLTLQPAQNRYQLTHSGTNTLLHALPTSPFKSPGDTVAQQTTRIDHLPIGSGYVQLLGAKRATGSTTELTELTFTALGGTSIPENTLIWLTAGQGAGRRYIAVRVNAATGIAEIDPLTGTAPTGLAALSSLR; encoded by the coding sequence ATGCCACTGCGACACCTCAGCGCTGACCAAACCACTAAGCCCGCGATTTCATCGCGGGTGACTGGTCGCTGTTTGGGCAGCCTGACCGCGGGCTTCTCGCTCTTAGAAGTACTGGTGGTCGTAACTATTCTTGGCATTCTGGCCGGGATGGCGATTCCTTATTTAACGGCCACTTCCATCGATCAATTGCAGGCGGTAGCGGAGGTTATTGTCTCAGACATCGACTATGCGCGCAATCTAGCGATCTCGAATGGTTCAGAGTATCGCCTGACTCTTCAGCCCGCCCAAAATCGCTATCAGTTAACACACAGCGGAACAAACACGCTGCTGCACGCGCTCCCCACATCTCCCTTTAAATCCCCTGGAGATACGGTCGCGCAGCAGACAACCCGCATCGATCACCTACCGATTGGTTCGGGCTACGTTCAGTTGCTGGGAGCGAAGCGTGCGACCGGCAGCACCACCGAGCTTACCGAACTCACATTCACGGCACTGGGTGGTACGAGCATTCCCGAGAACACATTGATCTGGCTCACTGCTGGGCAAGGTGCTGGTCGGCGATACATCGCTGTACGAGTGAATGCCGCCACCGGCATCGCTGAAATAGATCCCCTCACGGGAACTGCTCCCACGGGCCTGGCCGCGTTGAGTTCACTCCGGTAA
- a CDS encoding tetratricopeptide repeat protein — MKLSLQLPLLFVACSLPLVAGCAAWSPQNLFGTNLAGPPAQTYEERKAEAVQSFELKREQAGIQAAVSTWERGDVEKAQAKLQSIVASSPKSVTARLRLAEIMASQNESSAAETHLRECLTLAPQNAEAQHALGMLLSDWPGREAEGRPFLQRACELDPQNAVYAAVLQDQ, encoded by the coding sequence ATGAAACTCTCGCTTCAACTACCCCTGCTATTTGTGGCCTGCTCTCTGCCACTCGTTGCCGGCTGCGCCGCGTGGTCACCTCAGAATTTGTTCGGAACCAACCTAGCGGGCCCACCTGCGCAAACGTATGAAGAGCGCAAGGCCGAAGCGGTGCAGTCGTTTGAACTCAAACGCGAGCAAGCGGGCATTCAAGCGGCTGTCAGCACTTGGGAACGGGGTGACGTCGAGAAAGCGCAAGCCAAGCTGCAATCCATCGTTGCCAGCAGTCCCAAGAGCGTCACCGCTCGCTTGCGCCTGGCCGAAATCATGGCTTCGCAAAACGAGAGTTCCGCGGCGGAAACTCACCTGCGCGAATGCTTGACCCTAGCACCGCAGAATGCCGAAGCCCAGCACGCGCTGGGGATGCTCTTGAGCGATTGGCCCGGCCGCGAGGCCGAGGGGCGCCCTTTCTTGCAACGAGCCTGCGAGCTTGACCCGCAAAACGCGGTCTATGCAGCTGTGCTGCAGGATCAATAG
- a CDS encoding RNA polymerase sigma factor — MSLSQTQPLSYEQADPDVRLMLQVRAGNAAAFEELVLRYQGRLLTVLEHLVNNREQAEDLAQEVFLRVFRARERYEPGAKFSTWLFTIANNVASNSLRSKSRRKEVGMPSRPGNSDSAPMQLDQLALAASGQLPTRALDKAEAAEVVQLALESLNPRQRMALLLSKFEGMSYQDIAAAMEMTVQATKSLLSRGRENLRVILAPYFESGVRPGELAAADAEDVV, encoded by the coding sequence GTGTCGCTTAGTCAAACTCAGCCACTGTCTTACGAACAAGCTGACCCCGATGTGCGCTTGATGCTTCAAGTGCGCGCGGGCAACGCCGCTGCCTTCGAAGAACTCGTGCTGCGTTACCAAGGCCGACTGCTGACGGTGCTTGAACACCTGGTCAACAACCGCGAACAGGCCGAGGACTTGGCTCAGGAAGTGTTCTTGCGTGTGTTTCGCGCGCGCGAACGGTACGAACCGGGGGCGAAGTTTAGCACCTGGCTGTTTACCATTGCCAACAATGTGGCCAGCAATTCCCTCCGTTCCAAATCACGACGCAAAGAAGTGGGAATGCCGTCCCGCCCCGGAAACAGTGACTCGGCACCCATGCAACTCGATCAATTGGCCCTCGCCGCCAGCGGTCAGTTGCCGACGCGCGCATTGGACAAAGCCGAAGCAGCTGAAGTGGTTCAATTGGCACTCGAGTCGCTCAATCCTCGCCAACGAATGGCGTTGCTGCTGAGCAAATTCGAGGGGATGAGCTATCAGGATATTGCCGCAGCGATGGAAATGACCGTGCAAGCCACTAAGTCCCTGCTGTCGCGAGGACGCGAGAATCTGCGCGTAATTTTGGCTCCCTATTTCGAGAGTGGTGTGCGGCCGGGTGAATTGGCTGCCGCCGATGCAGAAGATGTCGTTTAA
- a CDS encoding type II secretion system protein GspD has product MPNALRIMILGACAAVGLGVAIALALTQSEPVRLPDVLEQQTPAATLVIAARTEPTPAQTPPHQPTPAAENPWSEALAATQPRVSPELASYRRAVNGQIDELQDSIELLDRNSQKQQRYLNDILSNLQDQQLPPARQLPTEEPPPLPRAAAPPALELPPAEPLPTPKAPRIGRELGDDQLTINVQNTDIREVLELLSQQGGLNILASKSVSGAVTASLSGVDLETALGAILKSTGYIARREGQIIYVGTPADFAAMDQTEDRVVTRVYRPNYVKAADLQMLFTSLLTPEVGKVTVSSPSEVDIPADQAKTGGNNLAGTDVVIVRDYEAVLKQIDQIFLDVDVKPQQVSIEAMILSVKLSDTYKMGVNFEALRANNNVRLISGSPLATLAAIDVTEGGLKFGYLDGNLSLFINALETIGDTNVIASPRLMCLNKQRAEIQIGEQLGYVSTTVTESSSTQTVNFLDVGTLLRLRPFISSDGNIRMEVHPELSTGSVTVEQGMTLPNKAVTQVTTNVMCNDGCTVVIGGLIREDLQTTTNQIPYLGSLPFLGPAFRQKTENIDRTELIVLITPRIISDPIMCQEGKKYGNEFTQRQSVYFDKMSPIARRNYGNHWLRKARASYNAQDYDLAMRQVNLAIHYDPLNRDSINQRNEIVAAGGFEDESIHQYLKRGLYPWQHPIGDYSRQGVPWQKPEGFGDETGYQAIQDDGQPGSLKTLERPRPDVIIDDPLEQATRLP; this is encoded by the coding sequence ATGCCGAACGCACTACGAATCATGATCTTGGGGGCCTGTGCTGCCGTTGGGCTGGGCGTGGCCATCGCGTTGGCGTTAACGCAGTCTGAGCCTGTGCGCTTGCCGGATGTGCTCGAACAGCAAACTCCTGCGGCTACGCTAGTGATTGCCGCGCGAACTGAGCCCACTCCCGCCCAGACGCCGCCTCATCAGCCGACACCAGCGGCTGAAAATCCGTGGTCCGAAGCACTCGCCGCGACCCAGCCTCGCGTCTCGCCAGAGTTGGCCAGTTATCGTCGCGCCGTGAACGGTCAGATTGACGAACTGCAAGACAGCATCGAACTCCTCGACCGCAACTCTCAAAAGCAGCAGCGGTACCTCAACGACATTCTCTCGAACCTGCAAGACCAGCAGCTTCCGCCCGCGCGTCAGTTGCCCACTGAAGAACCGCCGCCCCTGCCGCGCGCTGCTGCGCCCCCTGCGCTGGAATTGCCACCGGCCGAACCATTGCCGACCCCGAAAGCGCCGCGCATTGGCCGCGAATTGGGCGACGATCAGTTGACGATCAATGTGCAAAATACTGACATCCGCGAAGTCCTCGAACTGCTGAGCCAGCAAGGCGGTTTGAATATTCTGGCCAGCAAGAGCGTCTCCGGCGCCGTGACCGCCTCGCTATCGGGTGTCGATCTCGAAACCGCGCTCGGAGCAATCCTAAAGTCGACGGGCTACATCGCCAGGCGCGAAGGCCAAATCATTTACGTTGGCACACCAGCTGATTTCGCCGCCATGGATCAAACCGAAGATCGCGTTGTCACTCGCGTCTACCGCCCGAATTACGTCAAAGCGGCCGACTTGCAGATGCTGTTCACGTCGCTGCTCACCCCCGAAGTGGGCAAGGTCACCGTCTCGTCTCCTTCCGAAGTCGACATTCCGGCCGATCAAGCCAAGACCGGTGGCAACAACCTAGCGGGAACCGATGTCGTGATCGTGCGCGATTATGAAGCGGTGCTGAAGCAAATCGACCAGATCTTTCTCGATGTCGATGTGAAGCCGCAGCAGGTCTCGATCGAAGCGATGATCCTCAGCGTTAAATTGTCAGACACTTACAAAATGGGCGTCAATTTCGAGGCGCTCCGCGCGAACAACAACGTCCGACTCATCTCCGGCAGTCCGCTCGCCACGTTGGCCGCGATCGACGTAACCGAAGGTGGTTTGAAGTTCGGCTATCTCGATGGCAACCTGTCGCTCTTCATCAACGCCCTCGAAACCATCGGCGATACTAACGTCATCGCCTCGCCGCGACTGATGTGCCTCAACAAGCAGCGGGCCGAGATTCAAATCGGCGAGCAGTTGGGCTATGTCAGCACGACTGTGACAGAAAGCTCTTCGACGCAGACCGTGAACTTTTTGGATGTTGGTACGTTGCTCCGCTTGCGGCCATTCATCAGCAGCGACGGCAACATTCGCATGGAAGTACACCCGGAACTCTCCACTGGGTCGGTGACCGTTGAACAAGGCATGACTCTGCCGAACAAAGCGGTGACGCAAGTCACAACAAACGTGATGTGCAACGATGGCTGCACGGTTGTCATCGGCGGTTTGATTCGCGAAGACCTGCAAACCACGACCAATCAAATCCCCTACCTTGGTAGTTTGCCGTTTCTGGGACCTGCCTTCCGGCAAAAGACCGAAAACATAGACCGTACCGAACTGATCGTGCTGATCACGCCGCGGATTATCTCCGATCCGATAATGTGCCAGGAAGGCAAAAAATATGGCAACGAGTTCACTCAGCGGCAGAGCGTCTACTTCGACAAGATGAGCCCCATCGCTCGCCGTAACTACGGCAATCATTGGCTCCGCAAGGCACGGGCCTCGTACAACGCTCAGGATTACGACCTGGCCATGCGACAAGTGAACCTCGCCATTCACTACGATCCGCTCAATCGCGATTCGATTAACCAGCGGAACGAAATCGTCGCTGCGGGCGGGTTCGAAGATGAAAGCATTCACCAATACCTGAAGCGCGGGCTTTATCCTTGGCAACATCCGATTGGCGATTACTCGCGACAAGGAGTGCCATGGCAAAAGCCCGAAGGTTTTGGCGATGAAACGGGCTATCAGGCCATTCAAGATGACGGACAACCCGGCTCGCTCAAGACGCTCGAACGTCCGCGCCCGGATGTGATTATCGACGATCCGCTCGAACAAGCCACTCGGTTGCCGTAA
- a CDS encoding PPC domain-containing protein, whose translation MRCEHRRFVRGSVAAIGLLLLVPFAAFGQASYPMLMSIKPIAATVGQASEHTIASRYTMYGAYQVLVSGEGVKGEVIPSELSAEEAAKKAVEQLKVRFHVAPDALPGVRDVRVVAPLGVSTVGQLVIGTGPVASEGSNNDTIDKATVVQIPATICGVVEKAEDVDFYKFHATAGQALTFHVRAGRLQDKIHDLQQHCDPILMLRNAAGVTIAANDNYFRADPIIAHKFDQEGDYVLEIRDVRYQGNQYWEYAIEVSPQPFVENVFPLAVARNSTTDVRGAGFLLSDKPLSVQLPADAPLGEHWLVAKVDDRTTTPFAVEVTDLPLALEAAGDNNSAEKAQLMAVPAGVNGRMDSEGDVDYYAFEAKKGEAFSLEVISRRRNSQLDSHLRLLNEKGAQLQLSDDLKIGKRNFSDSWLENWVAPADGKYFIEIRDVHLRGGDRFPYFLTVTRSLPYFELYLDTDKTQIPRGSSSVLFCRVERKGGFTGPVDLSVEGLPPGVTATCGRIQVGAKSLDAIIVLEADDDAEFGTSLLKVTGTAVHEQADGTKLELTAVGRPYQETYQPGGGRGHWPVETHFAAVTDNGDIRRVTVSTQEIKLEQGSSQKIEVTIDRSPEFKANVTLDMLYRHLASSFGDSLPPGVTLDEKQAKTLLAGSATTGFVTVKAAADAPPVENHISVVMAHVSLNFVMKTTYSSPPIKISVVKKEGK comes from the coding sequence ATGCGATGCGAGCATCGTCGGTTCGTTCGCGGTTCCGTTGCTGCGATTGGCTTGCTCCTGCTTGTTCCGTTTGCGGCATTCGGTCAGGCCTCGTATCCCATGCTGATGAGCATTAAGCCCATCGCCGCGACCGTGGGTCAAGCGTCGGAGCACACCATCGCATCGCGTTACACCATGTACGGGGCCTATCAGGTTCTCGTCAGTGGCGAGGGAGTGAAGGGGGAAGTTATTCCTTCCGAACTCTCTGCCGAAGAGGCCGCTAAAAAGGCCGTCGAGCAGTTAAAGGTCCGGTTTCATGTTGCCCCCGATGCGTTGCCCGGCGTGCGTGACGTTCGCGTGGTCGCACCGCTCGGCGTGAGTACCGTTGGTCAACTCGTCATTGGCACTGGCCCTGTCGCCAGCGAAGGAAGCAATAACGACACTATCGACAAAGCCACCGTTGTGCAAATTCCCGCGACCATCTGTGGCGTCGTGGAAAAGGCCGAGGATGTCGACTTCTATAAGTTTCATGCAACCGCCGGCCAGGCACTTACTTTTCACGTTCGCGCCGGTCGCTTGCAAGACAAGATTCACGATCTGCAACAACACTGCGATCCCATTTTGATGCTCCGTAACGCGGCCGGTGTGACGATTGCCGCCAACGATAACTACTTCCGTGCAGATCCGATTATCGCTCACAAGTTTGACCAAGAGGGGGACTATGTGCTCGAGATTCGCGATGTTCGCTACCAGGGCAATCAGTACTGGGAGTATGCAATCGAAGTGAGTCCGCAGCCCTTCGTCGAAAATGTCTTCCCCCTGGCTGTTGCTCGTAATTCCACGACCGACGTGCGAGGAGCTGGCTTCTTACTTTCCGACAAACCTCTCTCGGTACAATTGCCAGCCGATGCGCCGCTGGGCGAACATTGGCTCGTGGCGAAAGTTGATGATCGCACCACTACCCCCTTCGCCGTCGAAGTGACCGATCTTCCCTTGGCACTCGAGGCAGCCGGCGACAACAACAGTGCAGAAAAAGCTCAGTTGATGGCCGTTCCGGCGGGCGTCAATGGTCGCATGGATAGTGAAGGAGACGTTGACTACTACGCCTTCGAAGCCAAAAAGGGAGAAGCGTTTTCGCTGGAGGTTATTTCGCGCCGCCGCAACTCGCAGCTCGATTCGCACCTTCGCCTGTTGAACGAAAAAGGGGCCCAGCTGCAACTCAGCGATGACCTGAAAATCGGCAAGCGCAACTTCTCCGACTCTTGGCTTGAAAACTGGGTCGCACCCGCTGACGGCAAATACTTCATCGAGATTCGCGATGTCCATCTGCGGGGCGGTGATCGCTTTCCGTATTTCCTGACGGTTACGCGCAGTCTTCCCTACTTCGAGCTGTATCTCGATACCGACAAAACGCAGATTCCGCGCGGTTCAAGCAGCGTGCTGTTTTGCCGCGTCGAACGGAAGGGCGGTTTCACCGGCCCCGTCGATTTGTCGGTCGAAGGATTGCCCCCCGGTGTCACCGCCACTTGTGGCCGCATTCAAGTAGGTGCCAAATCGCTTGACGCGATCATTGTGCTGGAAGCCGACGACGATGCCGAGTTTGGCACCAGCCTGCTCAAGGTAACCGGCACCGCCGTGCATGAGCAGGCCGATGGCACGAAGTTGGAACTCACCGCTGTCGGACGGCCCTATCAAGAGACTTATCAGCCCGGTGGTGGTCGTGGGCACTGGCCGGTCGAAACACACTTTGCCGCCGTGACCGACAATGGCGACATTCGCCGCGTCACCGTCAGCACTCAGGAGATCAAGCTGGAGCAAGGCAGTTCGCAAAAGATCGAAGTGACGATCGACCGCAGCCCGGAATTCAAGGCCAACGTCACGCTCGACATGCTCTATCGCCACCTGGCCAGCAGCTTTGGCGACTCCCTGCCGCCGGGCGTCACGCTCGACGAGAAGCAGGCGAAGACCCTGCTGGCCGGTTCAGCGACCACCGGTTTTGTCACCGTCAAAGCCGCCGCTGACGCCCCGCCGGTCGAGAATCACATCAGCGTCGTCATGGCCCACGTCTCGCTGAACTTCGTCATGAAGACCACCTACAGCAGCCCGCCGATCAAAATCAGTGTGGTGAAGAAGGAAGGGAAGTAA
- the pilO gene encoding type IV pilus inner membrane component PilO yields MIKTKTTSARSLPSWAVTGLVAALAVLYTLFIFLPTQRNATKLRSKKYELMQYVSNQTKMSDKIEKALQRQRDIEVTTTNWLQQAPRAGDVGRNLSAITQHARGAGVIIQRFDPQPMVPLKVVAQQSISVALEGNFQQVFDFLERVETMPHRVWITNLTVSSASEDAQTLRAEMTLTIFADLAENSGSAKST; encoded by the coding sequence ATGATCAAAACGAAAACTACTTCCGCCCGCAGTCTCCCGTCGTGGGCAGTGACCGGTCTCGTGGCTGCGCTGGCGGTCCTTTATACGCTGTTCATATTCCTGCCTACCCAGCGGAACGCAACGAAACTCAGGTCGAAGAAGTATGAGTTGATGCAGTACGTCTCGAATCAAACCAAGATGAGCGACAAGATCGAGAAGGCCCTGCAGCGGCAGCGGGATATTGAAGTAACCACGACTAATTGGCTCCAGCAAGCTCCGCGGGCTGGTGATGTGGGGCGCAATCTATCGGCCATCACCCAGCACGCCCGGGGAGCGGGAGTGATCATTCAGCGATTTGACCCGCAGCCGATGGTACCGCTCAAAGTGGTGGCACAGCAGTCGATTTCGGTGGCGCTGGAGGGAAACTTCCAGCAGGTCTTCGATTTCCTGGAACGGGTGGAAACGATGCCCCACCGAGTTTGGATCACCAATCTGACCGTCAGCAGCGCCTCAGAAGATGCACAAACCTTGCGGGCTGAGATGACTTTGACGATTTTTGCCGACCTTGCCGAAAATTCCGGTTCGGCAAAGTCAACTTAA